A single genomic interval of Eurosta solidaginis isolate ZX-2024a chromosome 3, ASM4086904v1, whole genome shotgun sequence harbors:
- the LOC137245460 gene encoding uncharacterized protein isoform X2, whose protein sequence is MADDPINQQLFAEDVAAYAAGDDYDYDIDNSDSNFEMASVDEVWQMIEEMDDISDEEKAELKESLYNPMKAAEHLVNHLDQTVHTSWDYMIFLLMIGLVMIVFALFGYKLYKSLKEKELKKQEKLKSKQAKKSKKTN, encoded by the exons ATGGCTGATGATCCAATAAATCAACAACTCTTTGCCGAAGATGTTGCAGCATATGCTGCTGGCGATGATTATGACTACGATATTGATAATTCGGATAGTAATTTTGAAATGGCCTCTGTAGATGAGGTATGGCAGATGATCGAAGAGATGGATGATATAAGCGATGAGGAAAAAGCTGAATTGAAAGAAAGTTTATATAATCCAATGAAGGCTGCAGAGCATCTTGTAAATCATCTTGATCAAACTGTTCATACATCCTGGGACTATATGATCTTCCTCCTAATGATTGGACTTGTTATGATCGTATTTG CGCTGTTCGGCTACAAACTATACAAGTCGCTAAAGGAAAAGGAACTGAAGAAACAGGAGAAATTGAAATCTAAACAAgccaaaaaatcgaaaaagacaAATTAA
- the LOC137245460 gene encoding uncharacterized protein isoform X1 produces METGNGGDNLEHLHIIDQLQNTVQSIIRQIGGDNSYAQRLLVKIRALQEKVESLSGPERIQFLHNAKDTLRNTIEHAEQKLMQYTTFQQVYNYSIVAALLFTVLLVIALFGYKLYKSLKEKELKKQEKLKSKQAKKSKKTN; encoded by the exons ATGGAAACCGGCAACGGCGGCGACAACTTGGAACACCTTCATATAATCGATCAACTGCAAAATACCGTACAATCGATCATAAGACAAATTGGCGGTGATAATAGTTATGCACAACGTTTACTTGTTAAAATAAGGGCTTTACAAGAAAAGGTGGAATCATTGTCCGGGCCAGAGCGCATCCAATTTCTACATAATGCCAAAGATACGCTACGTAATACCATCGAACATGCCGAACAAAAATTAATGCAATATACAACTTTTCAACAAGTCTATAATTATTCGATTGTGGCAGCGTTGTTATTTACAGTGCTGTTAGTGATTG CGCTGTTCGGCTACAAACTATACAAGTCGCTAAAGGAAAAGGAACTGAAGAAACAGGAGAAATTGAAATCTAAACAAgccaaaaaatcgaaaaagacaAATTAA
- the LOC137245460 gene encoding uncharacterized protein isoform X3, whose product METGNGGDNLEHLHIIDQLQNTVQSIIRQIGGDNSYAQRLLVKIRALQEKVESLSGPERIQFLHNAKDTLRNTIEHAEQKLMQYTTFQQVYNYSIVAALLFTVLLVIDNSGISPALR is encoded by the exons ATGGAAACCGGCAACGGCGGCGACAACTTGGAACACCTTCATATAATCGATCAACTGCAAAATACCGTACAATCGATCATAAGACAAATTGGCGGTGATAATAGTTATGCACAACGTTTACTTGTTAAAATAAGGGCTTTACAAGAAAAGGTGGAATCATTGTCCGGGCCAGAGCGCATCCAATTTCTACATAATGCCAAAGATACGCTACGTAATACCATCGAACATGCCGAACAAAAATTAATGCAATATACAACTTTTCAACAAGTCTATAATTATTCGATTGTGGCAGCGTTGTTATTTACAGTGCTGTTAGTGATTG ACAACAGTGGTATCAGTCCAGCGCTTAGATAA